The following proteins come from a genomic window of Kosakonia sp. SMBL-WEM22:
- a CDS encoding autotransporter outer membrane beta-barrel domain-containing protein — protein MKYNKKLVAASVTLAITTQAYAANEFLENGKSDRYFIQNVYNDHSADTYQTNKKNDINDQFNKADHYLVNQASGKIGTVEIDSGTQYGITDSEPKFNPDGMAINPRKSSELANVITNYGNLETTLIKKDAVLQGNYFVDQSGTADSIQNAGLINGGILNNGVIANSIINGDDAGNGQVNVIQNNGTVGNILNKGIVVSDIENKGTVNQSIENDGTIKGDLINSGKINGKENGIANTGTILGSLVNNAQVSGSVTNSGKIENGIFNKKQIDGSLINTGTVENGILNSGTIKGGVVNSGVINGGFKNTGGIDGKFTNTGIINDGLSLGNFKGELINTGAITGDIDSSETFTLTNDATYTIKDGGLTSLNTHFVNNNLLILNPTSHSAGNTLSVASYDGKQNSVISVGTILGGGDSLTDKLEIRGAATGTSTVIVNNENGKGGKTEDGIQIISYAQGQNATFIQGNRISAGLFDYKLDQKTDGVYLDSAGYRPEIGGFTSNIQANNTLFNTSLHDRLGETRYIDPQTGQLITTSLWIHNSGGHNRFSMDGGLKTTANRYVVQIGGDIGQWNDGNQGSLRIGVMGGYGNQKSNTDASRTGLSAKSEVSGYSAGLYGIWYQNDLDKTGFFVDSWALYNWFNNTVKSNDEGSISYDSKGITASVEGGYTLPVATYTNSNLYVEPSLQVTYMGVEADDTQLKDGTTIASKGDDNVQTRLGMRTYLKGSNSADKGTGLVFEPFIEASWIYNSKNYGVSSNGYNADMNGTHNIGEVKTGIEAKLHNNVNLWAAIGQQIGDKSYSDSRAAVGVKYIF, from the coding sequence ATGAAATATAATAAAAAGCTGGTGGCGGCTTCGGTAACTCTTGCAATAACGACGCAAGCGTATGCCGCCAATGAATTCCTTGAAAACGGTAAATCGGATAGATATTTTATACAGAATGTTTACAATGATCATTCTGCTGATACATACCAAACAAATAAAAAAAATGATATCAATGATCAGTTTAATAAAGCCGATCACTATCTGGTGAATCAGGCATCAGGAAAAATTGGTACTGTAGAAATTGATTCTGGCACGCAATACGGCATTACAGATTCAGAGCCTAAATTTAACCCTGATGGAATGGCAATTAACCCAAGAAAATCGTCTGAACTCGCTAACGTTATCACTAACTACGGCAATCTCGAAACAACGTTAATCAAAAAAGATGCTGTGTTGCAGGGCAATTATTTCGTTGATCAAAGCGGGACAGCTGACAGTATCCAGAACGCGGGATTGATTAATGGTGGAATATTAAACAATGGCGTTATCGCCAACTCTATTATTAATGGTGACGACGCTGGGAATGGTCAGGTTAATGTCATTCAGAACAATGGTACCGTCGGTAACATCCTTAATAAAGGCATCGTTGTTAGTGATATTGAAAACAAAGGAACGGTTAACCAGTCGATTGAAAACGACGGTACTATCAAAGGTGACCTGATAAACAGCGGCAAGATCAACGGTAAAGAAAACGGCATTGCAAACACCGGTACTATTTTGGGTTCGCTAGTCAATAATGCCCAGGTTTCCGGTAGCGTGACTAACTCAGGAAAAATTGAAAATGGCATCTTTAATAAGAAACAGATAGACGGCAGCCTGATCAATACCGGTACCGTCGAAAATGGAATACTAAATAGCGGCACAATAAAAGGCGGAGTTGTCAACAGCGGTGTTATCAATGGCGGTTTCAAAAACACAGGGGGAATAGACGGGAAGTTTACTAATACAGGTATAATAAATGACGGACTTTCGCTAGGCAATTTCAAAGGTGAGTTAATCAACACAGGCGCTATCACCGGGGATATTGATTCCAGTGAAACTTTCACCCTGACAAACGATGCAACCTATACCATCAAAGATGGTGGGTTAACCAGTCTCAATACCCATTTCGTAAATAACAATCTTCTCATTCTTAACCCAACCTCGCACAGCGCCGGCAATACGCTTTCGGTAGCCAGTTACGACGGCAAGCAAAACAGCGTCATTTCTGTCGGTACCATACTGGGCGGCGGCGACTCCCTGACCGATAAACTGGAAATCAGGGGGGCAGCTACCGGTACATCGACTGTTATCGTCAATAATGAGAATGGTAAGGGCGGTAAGACAGAGGACGGGATCCAAATCATCTCTTACGCTCAGGGTCAAAATGCGACCTTCATCCAGGGAAACCGAATCAGCGCGGGTCTTTTTGATTATAAGCTTGATCAAAAAACCGACGGCGTCTATCTGGACTCTGCTGGTTACCGTCCGGAAATTGGCGGTTTTACCAGTAATATCCAGGCAAATAACACGCTGTTCAACACTTCGCTTCATGACCGACTGGGTGAGACCCGCTACATTGATCCTCAAACGGGCCAGTTAATAACCACAAGCTTATGGATCCATAATAGCGGTGGGCACAACCGTTTCTCTATGGATGGCGGTTTAAAAACTACCGCTAATCGCTATGTGGTACAGATTGGTGGTGATATCGGCCAATGGAACGATGGCAATCAGGGCAGTTTACGCATCGGCGTAATGGGCGGATACGGTAATCAGAAAAGCAATACGGATGCCAGCCGGACTGGTTTAAGCGCGAAAAGCGAGGTGAGCGGTTACAGCGCTGGTTTATATGGCATCTGGTATCAGAACGACCTCGACAAGACAGGATTCTTTGTAGACAGCTGGGCCCTCTATAACTGGTTTAATAACACAGTTAAAAGCAACGATGAGGGAAGCATCAGCTACGACTCGAAGGGTATCACAGCCTCTGTTGAGGGGGGCTATACTCTTCCGGTAGCGACTTATACCAATTCAAACCTCTACGTCGAACCCTCGCTTCAGGTCACTTATATGGGAGTGGAAGCTGACGATACTCAGTTGAAGGATGGAACGACCATCGCCAGCAAAGGTGACGACAATGTCCAGACACGTCTCGGCATGAGGACGTATTTGAAAGGCTCAAATAGCGCGGATAAAGGCACGGGGCTTGTATTTGAACCTTTCATCGAAGCCAGCTGGATTTATAACAGTAAAAACTATGGCGTCTCCAGCAATGGTTATAATGCTGACATGAACGGAACTCATAATATTGGAGAAGTAAAAACTGGTATCGAAGCGAAGCTGCATAATAACGTGAATTTATGGGCAGCAATTGGACAACAAATTGGCGACAAGAGCTACAGTGACAGCCGGGCGGCTGTTGGCGTGAAGTATATATTCTAG
- a CDS encoding Hha/YmoA family nucleoid-associated regulatory protein: MKFRKCSTTDTLERIFERLQDKLTGHELDAMMGAADHRRAELRHKCLWDKVPATAWKNV; encoded by the coding sequence ATGAAATTCAGGAAATGTTCAACAACAGACACGCTCGAGAGAATTTTCGAGCGATTACAGGATAAGCTTACAGGACACGAACTTGACGCAATGATGGGTGCAGCAGATCACCGCAGAGCAGAACTGAGACATAAATGCTTGTGGGACAAAGTCCCGGCCACTGCATGGAAGAATGTGTGA
- a CDS encoding DUF4225 domain-containing protein, giving the protein MDIALFPGQQGRQWADTMINLEVRKLVNTANIVGGNHLRDGLARIKFMDDIKSFVTEQFSAARAAKNNDECMQCIQNIRAENDSLLQQSQMLRNRSAQLYAKVELVKEDNKIVGYMISALKVVAAGVQIALGVGAMMSMMPVGMLAGAILVIDGANDISREINRQFLDMPQSQGMVADGVMDIAQFMGFRRESGLGVYEGINLAASITTVFGAIRKPDAWKLFRWLPLDFYRTVDGMNRAKLTMKVMGWGVSAKVVFDLMSNSPAKN; this is encoded by the coding sequence ATGGATATTGCACTCTTTCCGGGACAGCAGGGTCGACAATGGGCAGACACCATGATCAACCTCGAGGTCCGCAAGCTGGTTAATACTGCAAATATTGTTGGGGGGAATCATCTCCGCGATGGTCTTGCGCGCATCAAGTTTATGGATGACATAAAGTCTTTCGTCACTGAGCAATTCAGCGCCGCACGTGCAGCAAAAAACAATGATGAGTGCATGCAGTGTATCCAAAATATTCGTGCCGAGAATGACAGTCTCCTGCAGCAGAGCCAGATGCTCAGAAACAGGTCAGCGCAGCTGTATGCAAAAGTTGAGCTGGTCAAAGAAGACAACAAAATCGTGGGCTATATGATTTCGGCCCTTAAGGTCGTCGCGGCGGGCGTCCAGATTGCGCTGGGCGTCGGGGCTATGATGTCCATGATGCCCGTGGGTATGCTGGCCGGGGCTATTCTGGTAATTGATGGCGCCAATGATATTTCCCGTGAAATCAACCGCCAGTTTCTGGACATGCCTCAGTCTCAAGGTATGGTGGCCGACGGTGTAATGGACATTGCACAGTTCATGGGATTCCGCCGTGAGTCAGGTCTGGGGGTTTACGAAGGTATCAATCTGGCAGCCAGTATTACCACCGTTTTTGGTGCAATAAGAAAACCGGATGCATGGAAGCTCTTCAGGTGGCTCCCGCTGGATTTTTATCGCACAGTAGATGGCATGAACCGCGCGAAACTCACCATGAAGGTTATGGGCTGGGGCGTTTCGGCAAAAGTCGTGTTTGACCTTATGTCAAACTCGCCGGCTAAGAACTGA
- the repA gene encoding plasmid replication initiator RepA — translation MNDNLKPRDDRRHRGTHSTTCKCPAPEYIRPAHYKALSKEHGRALRNLIARDKTTGEWVIRRRVSADPLFTFLRPQTGRKRAFYPERRNLFDALFILFMNKVDLATDIVTINTTRLAEELSPRDEQGNIIPEEAVTVSRVSRLITALVPFGVIEEPETEWDVINNCRLPKHIIITEAGWRLTGVDMDKLRAEQEARRAAIQDGQLSPGETLSLKAARRRWYERCRHQTILSRRTRALEGKQRKKLAGLPFDERKRQVSEDLMRSMKGQTGHMTHQQFEKLVWSQLYQLELVSLEPPGTSPPH, via the coding sequence GTGAATGACAATCTGAAACCACGCGACGATCGTCGCCACCGTGGTACCCATTCCACGACCTGTAAATGCCCGGCTCCGGAGTATATCCGCCCGGCACACTATAAAGCCCTCAGCAAAGAGCATGGCCGCGCCCTGCGCAACCTGATCGCCCGGGACAAAACAACCGGGGAATGGGTTATACGACGCCGGGTCTCTGCCGATCCCCTCTTCACTTTCCTGCGACCGCAGACCGGCCGCAAGCGGGCATTTTATCCTGAGCGCCGGAACCTGTTTGATGCGCTGTTCATCCTGTTCATGAATAAGGTTGATCTGGCCACCGACATCGTGACCATCAATACCACCAGGCTGGCGGAAGAGCTGAGTCCCAGGGATGAACAGGGCAATATTATTCCTGAGGAGGCGGTCACCGTCTCTCGCGTTTCACGCCTCATCACCGCTCTGGTGCCGTTCGGTGTCATCGAGGAGCCGGAGACTGAGTGGGATGTCATCAATAACTGCCGCTTACCGAAACACATCATCATCACCGAAGCCGGCTGGCGACTGACCGGTGTGGATATGGACAAACTCCGGGCCGAACAGGAAGCACGCCGGGCCGCCATTCAGGACGGCCAGCTGTCACCGGGCGAAACCCTGAGCCTGAAAGCTGCGCGCCGTCGCTGGTACGAACGCTGCCGGCACCAGACCATCCTGTCGCGCAGAACCCGCGCCCTCGAGGGCAAGCAACGCAAAAAACTCGCGGGGCTACCCTTTGACGAGCGCAAGCGCCAGGTGTCCGAGGATCTGATGCGCAGCATGAAAGGTCAGACCGGCCATATGACACATCAGCAGTTCGAGAAACTGGTCTGGTCGCAGCTGTATCAGCTGGAGCTGGTCAGCCTGGAGCCGCCGGGAACATCGCCCCCTCACTAG